The Saprospiraceae bacterium genome includes a window with the following:
- a CDS encoding RNA methyltransferase, which translates to MTPDREAKFKKVISARQNNLTVILENVHDPHNIGAVLRTCDSVGISEIFVLYNEASRNKDVQYVGINSASGAKKWVKVHFYDNTDVCVQDVRKRYQMLYGTHLATDSVSLYDLDLIQSVALVFGNENAGISDDMMKRLDGNFIIPQYGMVQSLNISVACAVTLFEASRQRINAGLYKSGFDSENPEHKQLFETYLAEHNPKSVKGNGI; encoded by the coding sequence CTGACCCCTGATCGGGAAGCAAAATTTAAGAAAGTAATCTCTGCCCGACAGAACAATCTGACAGTCATTCTCGAGAATGTACACGACCCGCATAATATCGGCGCTGTCCTACGAACATGCGATTCGGTCGGAATCAGTGAAATATTTGTTCTTTATAATGAAGCCAGCCGCAACAAAGATGTTCAGTATGTCGGAATCAACAGTGCTTCCGGGGCGAAAAAATGGGTAAAAGTTCATTTTTATGATAATACCGACGTCTGTGTACAGGATGTCAGAAAGCGATATCAAATGCTGTATGGAACACATCTAGCTACTGACTCGGTTTCATTGTATGATTTGGATCTGATACAATCTGTTGCTTTGGTTTTTGGAAATGAAAATGCCGGCATCTCTGATGATATGATGAAAAGATTAGATGGAAATTTTATAATACCTCAATACGGAATGGTGCAAAGCCTCAATATTTCTGTAGCCTGTGCTGTGACTTTATTTGAAGCATCCAGACAAAGAATAAATGCAGGTCTGTATAAATCAGGTTTTGATTCAGAGAATCCGGAACATAAACAACTCTTTGAGACTTATCTTGCTGAACATAATCCAAAAAGTGTGAAAGGTAATGGGATATAG
- a CDS encoding DUF1572 family protein, giving the protein MITAAIKQFKSYKSLGVKTIDLLTEEECYFTHNIADNSVATIIKHMSGNMISRWTNIFTEDGEKSWRNRDAEFVTDKLSKSELLKKWEIGWQVLFTTLESIDESDLQKIIYIRNEPHTVEDAILRQLCHYSYHIGQIVFIGKMLKGQNWVSLSIPLGESEQFNQQKM; this is encoded by the coding sequence ATGATAACAGCGGCCATTAAACAATTTAAAAGTTATAAATCTTTGGGGGTCAAAACAATTGATCTGCTAACAGAAGAAGAATGTTACTTCACCCACAATATTGCGGACAATTCGGTGGCTACTATTATTAAACATATGAGTGGTAATATGATCTCCCGCTGGACCAATATTTTTACGGAAGATGGAGAAAAAAGTTGGAGAAACAGAGATGCAGAATTCGTAACTGATAAATTATCCAAAAGTGAATTGTTAAAAAAATGGGAGATTGGTTGGCAAGTACTTTTCACAACGCTTGAATCCATAGATGAATCTGATTTGCAAAAAATAATATATATCAGAAATGAACCGCATACTGTAGAAGATGCCATTTTACGTCAACTTTGCCATTATTCATATCACATCGGACAGATTGTTTTTATTGGTAAAATGCTCAAAGGGCAAAACTGGGTAAGTCTTTCTATCCCGTTGGGTGAATCAGAACAATTTAATCAACAAAAAATGTAA
- a CDS encoding transcription antitermination protein NusB, protein MLSRRSVRVKVMQLLYTVSRDESLNYEQALKQYWKNIDESYELFLFNIYNITQIAKVSTEDKEKRKAKHLPTEIDKKFTAKLWDNVMIQDIVKNKALTAKFESYKFSSKSDRDHYKTIYYEFAKEESYIHFLINDTTHDENLELLLDLFRFCRKNELYNEILEDNYANWEDDKSLIIGAIKKVLKELPAEEEKFYLAHYPDKETTKDYGEFLFIKTFQEDKALLDLIEPVLKNWDADRVAVLDMIMLKMAICEFCYCPTIPAKVTINEYVEVAKNYSTAKSKEFINGILDKLLEQLLQQGKIVKEGRGLLDE, encoded by the coding sequence ATGTTAAGCAGAAGAAGTGTACGGGTTAAAGTAATGCAATTGTTGTACACGGTAAGCAGAGATGAATCTCTAAACTACGAACAGGCCTTAAAGCAATATTGGAAAAATATAGATGAAAGTTATGAACTGTTTCTTTTCAACATCTATAATATTACCCAAATAGCAAAAGTTTCTACCGAGGATAAAGAGAAAAGAAAAGCGAAGCACCTTCCTACTGAAATCGACAAAAAATTTACCGCAAAACTTTGGGATAATGTAATGATTCAGGACATTGTGAAAAACAAAGCCCTGACAGCTAAATTTGAAAGCTATAAATTTTCTTCCAAATCTGATAGAGACCATTATAAAACAATTTATTACGAATTTGCTAAAGAAGAGTCATATATACATTTTTTGATAAATGATACGACCCATGATGAAAATCTTGAATTGCTTTTGGACTTATTCAGGTTTTGTCGTAAGAACGAATTATATAATGAAATTCTGGAAGATAATTACGCCAATTGGGAAGACGATAAATCATTAATTATTGGTGCAATTAAAAAAGTTTTAAAAGAATTACCTGCGGAGGAAGAAAAATTTTATCTGGCTCATTACCCCGATAAAGAGACAACTAAAGATTACGGAGAATTTTTATTTATCAAAACATTTCAGGAGGATAAAGCGTTATTAGATTTGATAGAGCCGGTGTTAAAGAACTGGGATGCAGACAGGGTGGCGGTTTTGGACATGATTATGTTGAAGATGGCTATTTGTGAATTTTGTTATTGTCCTACCATACCTGCCAAAGTGACCATCAATGAGTATGTCGAAGTAGCTAAAAATTACAGTACTGCCAAAAGCAAAGAATTTATCAATGGTATCCTTGATAAACTTCTGGAACAATTATTGCAGCAAGGTAAAATAGTGAAAGAGGGTAGAGGTTTACTTGACGAATAG
- the guaA gene encoding glutamine-hydrolyzing GMP synthase encodes MKELVVILDFGSQYTQLIARRLRELSVYCEIYPYNKFPSDKNVKAVILSGSPFSVLDSNALYLDTASFIGKYPTLGICYGAQLIAYQTGGKVLKSEIREYGKATLYCHDDIIFTGVDRSSQVWMSHGDSVVQLSDDYAIIAHTEDIPVAAYKSKENQYAKPVYCLQFHPEVTHSVQGKEILYNFIHHVAGCVCDWTPLSMIQETVKELKDKIGDEHVLMGLSGGVDSTVAATLIHRAIGDRLHCIFMDNGLLRKNEFEEVLESYKGMGLNIRGVRAADRFLSELGGVSDPEGKRKIIGRVFIEVFQEEAMKVPEIKWLGQGTIYPDVIESVSVHGPSVTIKSHHNVGGLPDLLHLKLVEPLRMLFKDEVRKVGLELGISSSLIGRHPFPGPGLGIRILGEVTPEKVRLCQEADYIYIQNLKKHDLYNKVWQAGAILLPVQSVGVMGDERTYEFTIALRCVNSVDGMTAEWSKLPYEVLATISSEIINQVKGINRVVYDISTKPPATIEWE; translated from the coding sequence ATGAAAGAATTGGTAGTAATCCTTGATTTTGGTTCTCAATATACTCAACTCATTGCCAGAAGATTAAGAGAGTTGAGCGTCTATTGTGAGATATATCCATACAATAAATTTCCATCTGATAAGAATGTAAAGGCTGTAATTCTGTCCGGAAGTCCTTTTTCCGTTTTGGATTCAAATGCACTGTATCTTGATACGGCTTCATTTATTGGAAAGTATCCCACACTGGGTATTTGTTATGGTGCGCAGCTGATAGCATATCAAACAGGTGGGAAAGTACTAAAGTCGGAGATAAGAGAATATGGCAAAGCCACCTTATATTGTCATGATGATATCATTTTTACAGGAGTGGATCGAAGTTCGCAGGTCTGGATGTCTCACGGAGATTCAGTAGTTCAATTGAGTGATGATTATGCAATAATAGCACATACAGAAGATATTCCCGTAGCCGCATATAAATCTAAAGAAAACCAATACGCAAAGCCCGTTTATTGCCTTCAGTTTCATCCGGAAGTCACTCATAGTGTTCAGGGTAAAGAAATATTGTATAATTTTATCCATCATGTTGCGGGATGCGTATGTGACTGGACTCCACTGTCAATGATTCAGGAAACGGTGAAAGAACTGAAAGATAAAATCGGAGACGAACATGTCCTGATGGGATTATCAGGTGGAGTGGACAGCACCGTAGCAGCCACACTTATCCATCGTGCCATAGGAGACAGGTTGCATTGTATATTTATGGATAATGGTTTGCTCAGGAAAAATGAGTTTGAAGAAGTTTTAGAGTCCTACAAAGGGATGGGACTAAACATAAGAGGCGTAAGAGCTGCTGATAGATTTTTGTCTGAATTAGGAGGAGTTTCTGATCCTGAAGGTAAACGAAAAATAATAGGGAGGGTATTTATTGAAGTATTCCAGGAAGAAGCTATGAAGGTCCCGGAGATAAAATGGCTGGGCCAGGGAACAATCTATCCGGATGTCATTGAGTCTGTATCCGTCCATGGACCTTCTGTTACTATAAAATCTCATCATAATGTAGGCGGATTGCCAGATTTATTGCATCTCAAGCTCGTAGAACCACTCAGAATGTTGTTTAAAGATGAAGTCAGAAAAGTAGGGCTGGAGTTGGGGATTTCGTCTTCATTGATCGGGAGACACCCTTTTCCCGGTCCCGGCTTGGGTATCAGAATTTTAGGTGAAGTTACTCCTGAAAAGGTTCGGCTTTGTCAGGAAGCGGACTATATTTATATACAGAATTTAAAAAAACATGATCTTTATAATAAAGTCTGGCAGGCCGGAGCAATATTATTGCCGGTACAGTCCGTTGGAGTCATGGGAGACGAACGAACATATGAGTTTACGATAGCATTAAGATGTGTCAATTCTGTAGATGGTATGACCGCTGAATGGAGTAAGTTGCCTTATGAAGTTCTGGCAACAATCTCAAGTGAAATAATTAATCAGGTAAAAGGAATAAACAGAGTAGTATATGATATCAGCACGAAGCCACCTGCCACTATCGAGTGGGAATAA
- a CDS encoding T9SS type A sorting domain-containing protein, with amino-acid sequence MSKFHPFLFIIILSFVQFAHSQTFTQKADFPEISARAFSFCVSGNLYVGTGIDSNLVMSSNIFQYNLANNEWKKMSSFPGGKSRNNVSLVINGKGYAGLGVDGSKRIGWYEYNHEVDTWKLRNSDCDAGQFGGTFTLNGKGYVVCGSGKNEVHNQLWEYDPGEDSWSRKANFPGQERDLLFAESVGNFGYAGLGDGFFAAPFFDDIYKYDPIVDSWDSIPPIPLTPSGGKVQGGVFTSASYDGKIILMNLGFINTLEFSEYNSIFVYNTNDESWTYYHDVNKAGLRGEPFFAQFKHKLFIGAGWNETYYTDLWEVDLASFITSVEDSYPEISSLKLSVQNKMIFISNPDSDVKKENYVICIYSTDGKPLIQYQLKDDMTIDVSHLPAGIYFYNINSNKMNIKSGKFMLY; translated from the coding sequence ATGTCAAAATTTCACCCTTTTTTATTCATAATAATCCTGAGCTTTGTTCAGTTTGCTCACTCTCAGACATTTACTCAGAAAGCCGATTTTCCAGAGATATCAGCAAGGGCATTCTCATTTTGTGTGTCAGGGAATCTGTATGTTGGTACCGGAATAGACTCCAATTTAGTGATGAGTAGCAATATATTTCAATATAATCTTGCAAATAATGAATGGAAAAAAATGAGTTCGTTTCCCGGTGGAAAGAGTCGAAACAATGTTTCTTTAGTCATCAATGGTAAAGGCTACGCCGGGTTAGGTGTAGATGGGTCAAAAAGAATAGGATGGTACGAATATAATCATGAAGTCGATACCTGGAAACTCAGAAATTCTGACTGTGATGCTGGCCAGTTTGGGGGTACATTTACGCTCAATGGTAAAGGGTATGTCGTCTGCGGAAGTGGAAAAAATGAAGTTCATAACCAACTCTGGGAATATGACCCCGGAGAAGACTCATGGAGCAGAAAAGCAAACTTTCCCGGGCAGGAACGAGATTTACTATTTGCAGAGAGTGTAGGAAACTTTGGCTACGCAGGATTGGGTGATGGTTTTTTTGCAGCACCCTTTTTTGATGATATCTACAAATACGACCCGATTGTTGACAGTTGGGATTCCATACCTCCCATTCCATTGACTCCTTCGGGTGGAAAAGTACAAGGTGGAGTTTTTACAAGCGCTTCTTACGATGGTAAAATAATTTTAATGAATCTGGGATTTATTAATACGCTGGAATTTTCAGAATATAATTCCATCTTTGTATATAACACAAATGATGAATCCTGGACCTATTACCACGATGTCAACAAGGCCGGTTTGAGAGGAGAGCCATTTTTTGCTCAGTTTAAACATAAACTTTTTATCGGTGCAGGATGGAATGAAACTTATTATACTGATCTTTGGGAAGTAGATTTAGCATCATTTATCACAAGTGTAGAAGATTCATATCCTGAAATTTCTTCGTTAAAATTATCAGTTCAAAACAAAATGATTTTTATTTCGAATCCGGATTCTGATGTTAAAAAAGAAAATTATGTTATATGCATTTACAGTACGGATGGAAAACCGCTTATTCAATATCAATTGAAAGATGACATGACCATCGATGTCAGCCATCTTCCGGCAGGTATCTATTTTTACAATATTAATAGTAATAAAATGAACATTAAATCCGGAAAATTTATGCTCTATTGA
- a CDS encoding DoxX family protein, translating to MTIYTLVLNIAIVALIVTLAMGFIWKIHKSWVMSFLQNFSGILFIFSGWVKAVDPMGTAIKMEDYFAEFYTTFAGTSFDFLAPLFPLLSQYSLLFGIVMIIFEIVLGLMLIMGAYPKITSWAFLLLVLFFTGLTGFTFLTGYVPGGTNFFQFSDWGPYKVTNMRVTDCGCFGDFIKLEPRISFYKDLVLLIPSFYFIFNYSKMHQLFTVKLRNIILGVSTLFLIFYSLYNFYWDEPHIDFRPFKKGANIAEIKAQESAAMAAVKVTSYKLTNKSTGEVKEIEYNQYLKEYESYPKEEWDAEQIKTEPTIKPTKISEFSIVDFDGNDKEDIFLKSENFVLMLLSGKAPYKAIPVMQMVTDSIFTSDTINVAGFKDSVRIEKVLKEVQEREERTYNIEWDKNFMNILQTDIKNFTDKAKVAGVEVTYVMSGVDAAKVKTLEEQIGLGIAYYTADEKLLKTISRSNPGILLWKNGVILEKWHYKKLPDFEKVKERYSLK from the coding sequence ATGACGATATATACACTGGTACTGAATATTGCAATAGTTGCTTTGATCGTTACATTGGCCATGGGTTTTATATGGAAAATTCATAAGTCCTGGGTAATGAGTTTTCTCCAGAATTTTTCAGGAATACTGTTTATTTTTTCCGGGTGGGTCAAAGCCGTTGATCCGATGGGAACAGCTATCAAGATGGAAGATTATTTTGCTGAATTTTATACGACCTTTGCAGGTACATCCTTTGATTTTTTAGCTCCGCTATTTCCTTTACTTTCTCAGTATTCACTTCTTTTTGGTATTGTGATGATTATTTTTGAGATAGTTTTGGGATTGATGTTGATTATGGGAGCGTACCCAAAAATTACTTCATGGGCTTTCCTGCTGTTGGTTTTGTTTTTCACAGGTCTGACAGGATTCACATTTCTGACAGGATATGTTCCGGGCGGAACAAATTTTTTCCAATTCAGTGACTGGGGGCCTTACAAAGTGACCAATATGCGAGTTACAGATTGCGGATGTTTTGGTGATTTTATAAAATTAGAGCCACGGATTTCATTCTACAAAGATTTGGTTTTACTCATTCCATCGTTTTATTTTATATTTAACTATTCCAAAATGCACCAGTTATTTACTGTAAAACTGAGGAATATTATTTTAGGAGTTTCCACTTTGTTTTTGATTTTCTATAGTTTGTATAATTTCTACTGGGACGAACCACACATCGACTTCAGACCATTTAAAAAGGGAGCAAATATAGCTGAGATTAAAGCGCAGGAATCGGCAGCTATGGCGGCTGTAAAAGTAACTTCATATAAATTAACAAACAAATCCACAGGTGAAGTCAAGGAAATTGAATATAATCAATATCTGAAAGAGTACGAATCTTATCCGAAAGAGGAATGGGATGCCGAACAGATAAAAACAGAACCTACCATTAAACCAACTAAAATTTCGGAATTTTCCATTGTCGATTTTGATGGAAATGATAAAGAAGATATTTTTCTGAAAAGTGAAAATTTTGTTTTGATGCTGTTGAGCGGGAAAGCACCTTATAAAGCAATACCCGTTATGCAGATGGTGACGGACTCAATCTTTACATCAGATACAATTAATGTTGCAGGATTTAAGGATTCGGTCAGAATAGAAAAAGTATTGAAGGAAGTTCAGGAAAGAGAAGAGAGAACATATAACATAGAGTGGGATAAAAATTTTATGAATATTTTACAGACTGATATTAAAAATTTTACGGATAAAGCGAAAGTCGCCGGAGTAGAAGTTACATATGTAATGAGCGGTGTGGATGCGGCAAAAGTAAAGACACTGGAGGAACAGATAGGACTCGGGATAGCATACTACACTGCCGATGAGAAATTGCTAAAAACTATTTCAAGATCCAATCCGGGGATTCTACTCTGGAAGAATGGAGTAATTCTCGAAAAGTGGCATTATAAAAAATTACCCGATTTTGAAAAAGTGAAAGAAAGGTATTCTTTGAAATAG